The DNA region GGGGGGATTTTTGGGTGAGGTATCATGGCGATGAAGCATTAGGGCTGGTTGAAACAGTAGGTATGGTTCCTGCAATTGAGGCGGCTGATAAAATGCTGAAGGCTGCGAATGTTGAACTAGTATCCTATGAGAATGTAGGGTCCACACTTGTGACGGTTATGGTCAAGGGTGATGTGGCTGCTGTACGAGCAGCGGTGGAAGCAGGGGCTGAGGCTGCCGCGGCAATCGGTAAGTTGACGGCACATAATGTTATGCCGCGTCCGATTAGAAGTATAGGCGATATCGTTTCAATATATGACATTGATAAATAAAAATAAGATAAAGGACTAACTAAAGATGAATAGATACGAAGCTTTAGGGTTAATAGAAACATTTGGCATTGTTTATATTTTAGAGGCTGCAGATGCAATGTGCAAAGCCGCAGATGTTGAACTGATTGGCTTTGAAAATGTAGCTTCCGGATATATTTCTGTGTTGGTTCAAGGAGATGTTGTTGCCTGCAAAACGGCTGTAGAAACAGGTGTAAAAGCTGTGGAAGATATGGGTTCTTCTGTATATAGTTCAGTTGTTATTGCAAGACCGCATTCAGATATTGAAAAAATTATTGCTCGTTATTCAATTGATAACTTGCTTTAAATTGGATTGGAATGAAAAGGAGAGTCAGAAATGAATATTATTGATAATGATTTGCTCTCCATCCAAGAAGCACGAATTCTTGTGGAAAATGCTCGTGAAGCACAAAAAATGCTCGCGGCTTTTCCCCAGAAAAAACTGGATGAGATCGTTGAACGCATGGCAGAAGAAATATATAAACATATACGTGAACTCGCCGTGATGTCCAGTGATGAAACGGATTACGGTAACTGGCAGGATAAACTTGTAAAAAACCAATTTGTTTGTGAACAGCTGATTAATAGACTTAGAGGAATGACTTGTGTAGGCATCATTAGCGAGGATGTTCAAAACAAGACAATGGACATTGGCGTACCTATCGGTGTGATTACAGCATTATGCCCTGCAACCAGCCCAGTTTCTACCACGATATACAAGGCATTGATCGCCATTAAGTCTGGTAATGCGATTATCTTCTCGCCACATCCTAGAGCGAGGCATACTATTGGCAAGGCGCTGGATATTATGATTCGAGCAGCAGAAGGCTATGGGTTGCCGGAGGGAGCACTGTCCTACTTGCATATAGTAACCCATGCCGGAACAGTGGAATTAATGAACCATGATGCCACATCCTTGATTATGAACACAGGTGTACCAAGTATGCTTAAAGCAACAAACCAAACTGGAAAGCCTGTTATCTATGGAGGAAATGGCAATGGACCTGCATTTATTGAACGGAGTGCTGATTTAAAGCAGGCGGTGCGGGATATTATTGCAAGTAAAACCTTTGATAACGGTGTGGTATCTGCAGCGGAACACTCGGTTGTTGTAGATCGCTGTATCGGAGCAGAAGTAAAACAAATCTTTAAGGATCATGGCACTTATTTTATGTCTGAAGAAGAATCAGAAAAGTTGGGGGCTTTCTTTTTCCATTCGGACGGCAGCACGAATGGGGAAATGGTTGGTAAATCTGCACCACAATTAGCTAAGCGTGCTGGTTTTCATGTACCAGATCATGTGGTCCTGCTGATTTCAGAGCAAAAATATGTATCCGAAAATAATCCTTATTCGAAAGAAAAGCTTTGTCCCGTTTTGGCCTATTACATAGAAGACGATTGGATGAATGCTTGTGAAAAGTGCATTGAGCTGTTGATTAGTGAGAGGAACGGTCATACTCTTGTTATTCATTCAAAGGATGAAGAGGTCATTCGCCAATTTGCCTTGAAAAAACCTGTAGCCAGAGTCCTTGTGAACACCCCTGCTACTTTTGGAAGTATGGGTGCGACGACTAATTTATTCCCTGCTATGACACTCGGCAGCGGATCTACAGGTGTAGGGATAACCACTGATAATGTTTCACCTATGAACCTAATCTATATCCGAAAAGTGGGATATGGGGTTCGAAGGACTGAAGATATTACCAATGGAGGGCTACATGAGAGAGTACAAACAACAGATGGCAGCACACAGTCTACGAACTATAAGCTGGAAGACATAGAGATGCTGAAGCGTATTTTAAAAAATGCAATTGAAACACTATGATAGAAATTCTACAAGAATGAGAGGGAAGTAATTTTGGATATTCGCGATTTTTCAATAAAGTTAGCAGAAGCAACCAAAAACATGTCTGCTGAAGAACGAGCATCGTTAATTAAAATATTTGAAGGAGTTTCAAAGAATTTTTCAAATGAAGAACCTCAACATTATTCCGAGTACACAGAACATGGTGACGGGATTCCTGAGGGAATGACGGAACGTTTAAAGAAGTTAAAGGAAAACTATTTAACACATGTTCCTTCAATTACGACGTACCGTGCTAGAGCAATTACTAAGATTGCGAAAGAAAACCCTGGCATGCCTAAGATTATGCTGCGTGCTAAGTGTTTCCGTTATTGTTGCGAGACGGCACCGTTAGTTATTCAGGATAATGAGTTGATTGTTGGAGCGCCAAACGGAGCACCTCGTGCTGGAGCGTTTTCACCTGATATTGCATGGAGATGGATGGAGGACGAAATTGATACGATTGGAAAACGTCCTCAGGACCCATTCTATATTTCTGATGAAGACAAAAAAATCATGCGAGAAGAACTGTTTCCTTTCTGGAAAGGAAAATCCATCGATGAATACTGTGAAGACCAGTACAGAGAAGCTGGTGTTTGGACGCTTTCTGGGGAGTCGTTTGTTTCAGACTGTTCTTACCATGCCTTAAATGGCGGCGGTGACTCCAACCCAGGATATGATGTCATCTTAATGAAAAAAGGGATGCTTGATATTCAGCAGGAGGCACGGGATCATCTTGAAAAGCTGGATTACCAAAATCCTGATGATATTGAAAAGATCTATTTCTATAAATCTATTATTGATACGACCGAAGGGGTAATGATTTATGCCAAACGTTTAGCTGCTTATGCTGCTGAACTGGCTGCAAAGGAAAGCAATCCTAAACGTAAGGCTGAATTATTAAAGATTGCTGAAGTGAATGCGCATGTACCGGCGCATAAGCCTCGTACTTTCTGGGAAGCCATTCAATCTGTATGGACAATTGAATCGCTACTTGTCGTGGAAGAAAACCAAACAGGTATGTCAATTGGTCGAGTTGACCAATATATGTATCCATTCTATAAGGCAGACATGGAAGCAGGACGAATGACGGACTATGAAGCATTTGAACTGGCTGGTTGTATGCTGATCAAAATGTCTGAAATGATGTGGATTACAAGTGAGGGCGGGTCTAAGTTCTTCGCTGGGTATCAGCCATTTGTCAATATGTGTGTGGGCGGCGTGACCCGTGACGGTCGTGATGCTACAAACGACCTTACCTACTTGCTAATGGATGCCGTTCGCCTTGTTAAGATCTATCAACCATCACTTGCTACAAGGATTCATAACAAATCACCGCAAAAATACTTGAAAAAAATTGTTGAAGTTATCCGTTCAGGTATGGGGTTCCCAGCATGTCATTTCGATGATGCTCACATAAAAATAATGCTCGCAAAAGGTGTTTCGATTGAAGATGCAAGAGACTATTGCTTAATGGGCTGTGTGGAACCGCAGAAGTCAGGACGTCTATATCAGTGGACTTCAACGGCTTATACCCAATGGCCAATCGCCATTGAATTGGTTCTAAACCACGGTGTTCCACTTTGGTTTGGTAAGCAGGTAACTCCGAATATGGGAGACTTGAGCCAATTTAAAACCTATGAAGAGTTCGATTCTGCTGTTAAAGAGCAGATAAAATATATTACCAAATGGTCAAGTGTGGCAACGGTAATTTCTCAGCGCGTTCATCGAGATATGGCTCCAAAGCCTCTAATGTCAATTATGTATGAAGGCTGTATGGAAAGCGGGAAAGACGTATCTGCAGGTGGAGCCATGTACAACTTCGGACCTGGAGTTATCTGGTCTGGGTTGGCTACCTATACAGACTCAATGGCCGCTATTAAGAAATTAGTTTTTGAGGAAAAGAAATATACTCTAAAGCAGCTAAATGAAGCGTTAAAAGCTGACTTTGTCGGCTATGAACAGATTAGAACAGACTGCCTTAATGCACCTAAGTATGGCAATGATGATGACTATGCAGATTTAATTGCGGCTGAATTAGTTAACTTTACAGAAATGGATCACCGGAGATACAAAACCTTATATTCCGTATTAAGTCATGGTACTTTATCCATTTCAAACAATACTCCATTCGGACAATTGACCGGTGCATCTGCTAACGGTCGTCACGCGTGGCTGCCGCTCTCGGATGGTATTAGTCCGACTCAGGGGGCTGATGTAAAAGGTCCGACTGCTATTATCAAGTCTATCTCGAAAATGGCAGCCGACAGTATGAACATTGGTATGGTTCATAACTTTAAGCTTATGGCAGGCTTACTTGATACTCCTGAAGGAGAAGAAGGTATTATTACACTCTTACGTACAGCTTCGGTCCTTGGTAATGGAGAAATGCAGTTTAACTATCTAGATAACAAAACCTTGATTGACGCACAGAAGCATCCAGAACAATATCGTGATTTAATTGTTCGTGTTGCAGGATACAGTGCATTCTTCGTTGAGCTTTGTAAGGATGTTCAAGATGAAATAATTAGCAGAACAGTACTAACCAGTTTTTAATTTTAATTTTAATTTTAATTTTTGCTGCTTGCCAAAACTAATGCTTCCCTAGCAAGCAGCAAAATCACTTGATTAAAAGATGAACCAAACAGGAGATTGAACAGTATGGGCAATCCAAAAATTGCATTGATTGAAAGAAAGGCATTTATTTCCAATATACAAAAGTATAATATGTTCGATGGTCCGGGGATCAGAACGATTGTGTTTTTTAAAGGATGTCCATTACGTTGTAAGTGGTGTGCAAATCCTGAAGGCCTAGAACGAAAATATCAAGTCATGTTTAAAAAAAGTGCCTGTAAAGATTGTGGTGCCTGTGTTCCAGTCTGCCCGGTTGGAATCCACCAAATTTCAAATGAAACCTTTAAACATGAAGTTATTCGCAGCATTGATTGTACAGGCTGCAAAAAGTGTACAGAGGTTTGTCATGAGCAGGCATTATCGATCGTAGGCGGGACCAAAACGATTTCGGAACTTTACGAAATCGTTGAAGAGGATAGGATTTTTTACGATATGTCTGGCGGGGGTATTACCCTTGGCGGTGGTGAAGTGTTAATGCAGCCTGAGGCTGCTGCAAATCTGCTAATGGTTTGTAAAAAAGAAGGAATTAATACAGCGATTGAAACAAGCGGTTATGCCAAACTTGAGGCTGTCCTTAAAGTGGCCGAGTTTACTGACCTGTTCCTTTATGATATCAAGCACATTCAATCAGAGCGGCATTTTGAATTGACTGGAGTTCGGAATGAACTTATTTTGAATAATTTGAAAGAACTTCTTAGCCGCCGGTATAACGTGAAAATCAGAATGCCTTTATTAAAAGGTTTAAATGATAGCCAGGAGGCCATTGAAGGCGTTACCCAATTCCTGCTTCCTTACAAGGATTATAAGAATTTTAAAGGGGTAGATTTACTTCCTTACCATAAATTTGGAGTAAATAAATACAACCAATTAGGAATGGAGTACCCGATAACAGGGGACCCAAGCCTAAATAGTGATGAAATGAAAAGGATCGAGAGTTGGTTTAAGCAACACGACATCCCCGTTACCGTTATCAACCATTGATAGAGTTCCTGGGGGAAAATAGATTTGAAAGGTACTTATTATGGGAGCATTTAGTGAGAAATCTATAGAGCGCATCATACAAGAATCAGTACCAGGTAAACAAGTTACCATTGCACATGTGATTGCTTCACCTATGTTGGATATATATGAACGTTTGGGAATAGAAGAAAAAGGTGCCATTGGCATTCTAACTTTAACTCCTTACGAAACGGCAATCATTGCCGCTGATATTGCAACAAAGACAGCAGATGTAGAAATTGGATTTCTTGATCGCTTTACTGGATCGGTCGTGATAAGCGGCGATGTTCAAAGTGTCATCACAGCACTGGAAGCCGTAAATGAAACATTGAAAAATATGCTGGGTTTTGTGACAACCCCAATTACACGAACATGAGAAAGAAGCGAATAATGGTCATTGGTCCTACAAATTGTGGAAAGACCACTTTGGTCCATGCACTAAATGACCACGAGGGGCCAATTAAGAAAACACAGAATCTTATTTATGGAAAATACACGATTGATGTCCCCGGGTCTTATATTGAAAACGCGTGGATGTACAAATATTTAATTTCAGCCGTACAAGATGCATCACATGTATTGATCCTGGTTGATCAATCAAAATGTGCAAATGTATATTCACCTGGTTTTGCAAAAGTGTTTCGCTGTCCTGTAATTGGAGTCATTACAAAAGTGGATGTAAATCCGGAGAATGAGGCTAACTGCCTTCGACAACTTCAGCAAATTGGAGTACAGGAGCCTTATTTTAAAATTAGTACAGCGAATGAGAAGAGCATCAGTAATTTAAAAGATTTTCTATTAGAAAAGGTAATGAGGGCGGAAAATGAAATTTATTACCGAAGGTGACTTACGGGATTTATTAAAAAAAGAACCTTTTACGACGTATGATTTAATTCCAGAGGTAAGGCTGACACCTGGAGCACGGCAGTTTCTTGGAGACCGTGGGGTCAAAATACTCGATAAAGTTTCCGCTAGTAAAGAAATAACAGCAGAAAGTAAACCAGCAATAGAAGTACGTGAGTGTAGGAACAAGTGGAAAAACTTGCAGTTTCACAGCAGGATGAAATCGATCGAGGTGTTATTTCTTTTAACGGCAGAAGATATGCTGCCTAGAGATGTTGGTTTGGCGCACAGTGTGGTGAAGTTAAACAAACAATTTTCTTCTATTAAAAAGGCAGTAAAAAGTAAAGGTACCATTGAAAACCTTAGTTGCAAGGAATGTACAGGGATAAATGAAACGAATTTCTCTGAAACTCTTGATGATTGTTTTGAAATCACTGAATTTCATATGCAGCTTGATAAAGGTAAAGATATCTTACTATTACATAGACTTCGATGTGCCCTTCAAGAAATAGAGCCATTTGCACAAGAACTCTATCTGGAGGAAAAAGAAGAAAATTATGAAGAGATCAATTGTAAGGTGAATCAATTGATTAATAGCCTTTCTCAATTAATCTGCTCAGTGGCTGGAGGGTTGAAATGTCAAAAGTAAATTCAAATTTCGAGTACTGTAACCAACTTGTAAGAGATTTTGAAAAAGTAATCGAAAATCCGCTTGTGGGTAAATCTGCTGCTTACTATACAGGAGTTGATTTAGGAACCGCATGTATCGTTTTGGCCGTTCTAAATGAAAACAATCAACCAGTTGCAGGTGCTTACCGATATGCAGATGTTGTTCGCGATGGCATGGTCGTAGATTATATTGGTGCGGTTAATATAGTTAGAGAAATGAAGAAAGAGCTTGAAGAGAAATTAGGTGTCGGATTGCTTCTTGCAGCCGCTGCTATTCCACCAGGTACAGATACACTTGATTCCGGAGCCGTAAAAAACGTTGTTGAAGCAGCGGGATTTGAGCTGACCCATTTACTTGATGAACCTACGGCGGCTAATGCAGCACTCAAAATTGAGAACGGTGCAGTGGTCGATATTGGTGGAGGAACGACGGGTATTTCGATTCTAAAGGATGGCAAAGTGGTTTATGTAGAGGATGAGCCAACGGGCGGCACCCACTTTTCATTGGTGATTTCCGGTGCATACAAATATTCGTTTCCAGAGGCAGAGAAGTTTAAACGTAATCCAAAGAATCACAAGGAATTGCTGCCAGTGTTAAAACCTGTAGTGGAAAAAATAGCGTCGATCATCAATCGACATATTAATGGTCATGACGTTAAGGAAATCGCCTTGGTAGGTGGAACCTGCTGTTTGGACGGGATTGAAGAGATCATCGCAAACAAAACAGGAATCTACACCCATAAGCCGCATAATCCAATGTTTGTAACTCCTATAGGGATAGCACTTAGCTGCAGGCAGCAAAGTATATGATTGGCAGGTGTAGTTATCATGGATCTTCGAATAATAAAATCCCCATCCGAGGGTACATTAGATATTCTTATGCGGCGCATTGGTACTAGTCTCAATAAGAAAATGGAATGTATGGATGCGATCGGACTAGTGCAGGGAAAAATGATTGAAATGATTTTTGCTGCCGATATAGCTGAAAAGGCAGTTGGAGTTCAGGTAGCAGATGTTAGAGGCAGCTGCCCTCAGAATATGATTTTAATTGCCATTTTTGGCGATACTTCATCCGTTGAATCAGCATTGCAGGAGATTAAACGGAAGTGGGAAGAAGGTAAAGTGCGATGATTACCGCAAAACTCATTGATACTGTATGGGCAACAAGAAAAGCAGAATCACTTAACGGCTTAAAGTTTATGCTGGCGGAAGTGATTGGTGGCCTAAATGAGGGGCAGCGCCTGATTGTCGTAGATATCATAAGTGCCGGTATCGGAGATAGGGTTATTGTTACTACAGGCTCATCGGCTCGCAAAATGCTGGGTGATGACTCAATACCTATTGACGCGGTTGTTGTAGGTATCATTGATGAAGATTGTAAGTTTAAGTGATTAGGGTGGTGCAAAATTGAGTCTTCTAGATTTGGTAAAAGAAGCTGGCATTGTCGGAGCAGGAGGGGCAGGATTCCCTACTCATGTAAAATTAGCCGCAAAGGCAGAATATATCCTGCTTAACGGTGCTGAATGTGAACCACTTTTAAGAGTGGATCAGCAATTAATGGAGCTGTTTCCCGGTGAGATTATTAAAGGCTTTGAAGCCGCAGGAAAGCTTGTAGGCGCAAGTAAAGCACTGATAGGTATTAAAAGAAAGCATAAAGAAGTAGTTTCTATTTTGAAAGCGAAGATTAATGCGTTACAGCTTGGGGACTTCGTTGAGGTAAAAGAGCTTGAGGATTTTTATCCTGCAGGTGACGAACAGATTTTGGTGTACGAACTAACGGGGAGAATTGTCCCCGAAGCAGGTATTCCCATTCAGGTTGGATGTGTAGTAATCAATTCAGAAACAGCTTTAAATAT from Neobacillus sp. FSL H8-0543 includes:
- a CDS encoding BMC domain-containing protein encodes the protein MRYHGDEALGLVETVGMVPAIEAADKMLKAANVELVSYENVGSTLVTVMVKGDVAAVRAAVEAGAEAAAAIGKLTAHNVMPRPIRSIGDIVSIYDIDK
- a CDS encoding BMC domain-containing protein, which translates into the protein MNRYEALGLIETFGIVYILEAADAMCKAADVELIGFENVASGYISVLVQGDVVACKTAVETGVKAVEDMGSSVYSSVVIARPHSDIEKIIARYSIDNLL
- a CDS encoding aldehyde dehydrogenase family protein translates to MNIIDNDLLSIQEARILVENAREAQKMLAAFPQKKLDEIVERMAEEIYKHIRELAVMSSDETDYGNWQDKLVKNQFVCEQLINRLRGMTCVGIISEDVQNKTMDIGVPIGVITALCPATSPVSTTIYKALIAIKSGNAIIFSPHPRARHTIGKALDIMIRAAEGYGLPEGALSYLHIVTHAGTVELMNHDATSLIMNTGVPSMLKATNQTGKPVIYGGNGNGPAFIERSADLKQAVRDIIASKTFDNGVVSAAEHSVVVDRCIGAEVKQIFKDHGTYFMSEEESEKLGAFFFHSDGSTNGEMVGKSAPQLAKRAGFHVPDHVVLLISEQKYVSENNPYSKEKLCPVLAYYIEDDWMNACEKCIELLISERNGHTLVIHSKDEEVIRQFALKKPVARVLVNTPATFGSMGATTNLFPAMTLGSGSTGVGITTDNVSPMNLIYIRKVGYGVRRTEDITNGGLHERVQTTDGSTQSTNYKLEDIEMLKRILKNAIETL
- the cutC gene encoding choline trimethylamine-lyase, with protein sequence MDIRDFSIKLAEATKNMSAEERASLIKIFEGVSKNFSNEEPQHYSEYTEHGDGIPEGMTERLKKLKENYLTHVPSITTYRARAITKIAKENPGMPKIMLRAKCFRYCCETAPLVIQDNELIVGAPNGAPRAGAFSPDIAWRWMEDEIDTIGKRPQDPFYISDEDKKIMREELFPFWKGKSIDEYCEDQYREAGVWTLSGESFVSDCSYHALNGGGDSNPGYDVILMKKGMLDIQQEARDHLEKLDYQNPDDIEKIYFYKSIIDTTEGVMIYAKRLAAYAAELAAKESNPKRKAELLKIAEVNAHVPAHKPRTFWEAIQSVWTIESLLVVEENQTGMSIGRVDQYMYPFYKADMEAGRMTDYEAFELAGCMLIKMSEMMWITSEGGSKFFAGYQPFVNMCVGGVTRDGRDATNDLTYLLMDAVRLVKIYQPSLATRIHNKSPQKYLKKIVEVIRSGMGFPACHFDDAHIKIMLAKGVSIEDARDYCLMGCVEPQKSGRLYQWTSTAYTQWPIAIELVLNHGVPLWFGKQVTPNMGDLSQFKTYEEFDSAVKEQIKYITKWSSVATVISQRVHRDMAPKPLMSIMYEGCMESGKDVSAGGAMYNFGPGVIWSGLATYTDSMAAIKKLVFEEKKYTLKQLNEALKADFVGYEQIRTDCLNAPKYGNDDDYADLIAAELVNFTEMDHRRYKTLYSVLSHGTLSISNNTPFGQLTGASANGRHAWLPLSDGISPTQGADVKGPTAIIKSISKMAADSMNIGMVHNFKLMAGLLDTPEGEEGIITLLRTASVLGNGEMQFNYLDNKTLIDAQKHPEQYRDLIVRVAGYSAFFVELCKDVQDEIISRTVLTSF
- the cutD gene encoding choline TMA-lyase-activating enzyme: MGNPKIALIERKAFISNIQKYNMFDGPGIRTIVFFKGCPLRCKWCANPEGLERKYQVMFKKSACKDCGACVPVCPVGIHQISNETFKHEVIRSIDCTGCKKCTEVCHEQALSIVGGTKTISELYEIVEEDRIFYDMSGGGITLGGGEVLMQPEAAANLLMVCKKEGINTAIETSGYAKLEAVLKVAEFTDLFLYDIKHIQSERHFELTGVRNELILNNLKELLSRRYNVKIRMPLLKGLNDSQEAIEGVTQFLLPYKDYKNFKGVDLLPYHKFGVNKYNQLGMEYPITGDPSLNSDEMKRIESWFKQHDIPVTVINH
- a CDS encoding BMC domain-containing protein, with the translated sequence MGAFSEKSIERIIQESVPGKQVTIAHVIASPMLDIYERLGIEEKGAIGILTLTPYETAIIAADIATKTADVEIGFLDRFTGSVVISGDVQSVITALEAVNETLKNMLGFVTTPITRT
- a CDS encoding EutP/PduV family microcompartment system protein; amino-acid sequence: MRKKRIMVIGPTNCGKTTLVHALNDHEGPIKKTQNLIYGKYTIDVPGSYIENAWMYKYLISAVQDASHVLILVDQSKCANVYSPGFAKVFRCPVIGVITKVDVNPENEANCLRQLQQIGVQEPYFKISTANEKSISNLKDFLLEKVMRAENEIYYRR
- a CDS encoding cobalamin adenosyltransferase, with product MKFITEGDLRDLLKKEPFTTYDLIPEVRLTPGARQFLGDRGVKILDKVSASKEITAESKPAIEVRECRNKWKNLQFHSRMKSIEVLFLLTAEDMLPRDVGLAHSVVKLNKQFSSIKKAVKSKGTIENLSCKECTGINETNFSETLDDCFEITEFHMQLDKGKDILLLHRLRCALQEIEPFAQELYLEEKEENYEEINCKVNQLINSLSQLICSVAGGLKCQK
- the eutJ gene encoding ethanolamine utilization protein EutJ produces the protein MSKVNSNFEYCNQLVRDFEKVIENPLVGKSAAYYTGVDLGTACIVLAVLNENNQPVAGAYRYADVVRDGMVVDYIGAVNIVREMKKELEEKLGVGLLLAAAAIPPGTDTLDSGAVKNVVEAAGFELTHLLDEPTAANAALKIENGAVVDIGGGTTGISILKDGKVVYVEDEPTGGTHFSLVISGAYKYSFPEAEKFKRNPKNHKELLPVLKPVVEKIASIINRHINGHDVKEIALVGGTCCLDGIEEIIANKTGIYTHKPHNPMFVTPIGIALSCRQQSI
- a CDS encoding BMC domain-containing protein — its product is MDLRIIKSPSEGTLDILMRRIGTSLNKKMECMDAIGLVQGKMIEMIFAADIAEKAVGVQVADVRGSCPQNMILIAIFGDTSSVESALQEIKRKWEEGKVR
- a CDS encoding EutN/CcmL family microcompartment protein codes for the protein MITAKLIDTVWATRKAESLNGLKFMLAEVIGGLNEGQRLIVVDIISAGIGDRVIVTTGSSARKMLGDDSIPIDAVVVGIIDEDCKFK